The nucleotide sequence TAGAGCAAAATATAATACCTTGATTTTTTAATTTATTTTGAAATGTAGTAGCTAAAGAAACAGAGTCTAATACTATATCTGTCGCCACTCCTGAAAGGAGTTTTTGTTCTTCTATAGGAATTCCTAATTTATTAAATGTATTTATTAATTCTGGGTCTACTTCTTCTAAATTATTCAAATTTATTTTTGTTTTAGGAGCAGAATAATAACTGATTTTTTGAAAATCTGGAATTTTATACTTTATATTTGCCCATTTTGGATTATCCATTTTTTTCCATATTTGATAAGATTCTAATCTCCAATTTAACATCCATGTGGGTTCCTTTTTTTTTTCTGTTATTTTACGTATAACATCTTCATTTAAACCTACTGGAATTTTATCTGATTCTATTGGGGTATAAAATCCATATTTATATTCAGATTCAGAAAAATTTTTCAGTATTTTATTATTTTTTTTCATTATGATGAAAAGCTTTTTCCACAACCACAAGTATGTTTTGCTTTAGGATTATTAAAATAAAATCCCTTTCCATCTAATCCATCTGAATATTCTAATGTTGTACCTTCTAAATAAGGAATACTGTTTTGATCTATCAATATCTTCATTTCTTCATGTTGAAAAAGTTTATCTCCTTCTTGTTTTTTTTGATCGAAAGTAAGTTCATAAGACATTCCTGAACATCCTCCAGTTTTAACTCCAAATCTAACGAAAGAAATATCATGAGAAAGTCCTTCTTTTTTCATAATAGAAATCAATTTATTTTTAGCTTTTTCAGATATAAAAACCATAATATTTACAATTTTTTATTTTTTGATTACAAAAGATAAATATAAATTTTTTGTATCATTCTTCACTTGAAAGTGATTTTTGTTATTCCTTCTTTTATTCCCCATTTGTTTGACATACCAGCATTAATTTCTAAAACATATTTTATGGGATAAGAAAAATTAATTATTTCTATATTCTTCATAGGAATTACATGCTTATTAACAAAAACAACAGTATTCAATTGATTGATATATACAATATCTAAAGGAATTCGTACATTATTCATGTTTATATCTTTATATTCATCTTTATTTTTCAATAAAAATAACATCCCTCTATTTTCTTTTAGATCAGACCTATATTTTAATCCATTTTTCTTTTCTGTATCATTAAACGCTAACTCTATATCTATTTTTTTTA is from Blattabacterium cuenoti and encodes:
- a CDS encoding DUF192 domain-containing protein, translated to MKKINIFFYLILIMCFSINSSEKIYYDSDIFLDVGNSLEIEFLKDGELYFTNNNCIIKKIDIELAFNDTEKKNGLKYRSDLKENRGMLFLLKNKDEYKDINMNNVRIPLDIVYINQLNTVVFVNKHVIPMKNIEIINFSYPIKYVLEINAGMSNKWGIKEGITKITFK
- a CDS encoding HesB/IscA family protein, with the protein product MVFISEKAKNKLISIMKKEGLSHDISFVRFGVKTGGCSGMSYELTFDQKKQEGDKLFQHEEMKILIDQNSIPYLEGTTLEYSDGLDGKGFYFNNPKAKHTCGCGKSFSS